Proteins from a genomic interval of Diaminobutyricimonas aerilata:
- a CDS encoding ABC transporter ATP-binding protein: MSMLGVDGEERDDLDRAESKQIRQRSLKLLGSLLHPVRRTVALTVAVVIVSTALQVAGPAFIAFGIDRGIPALLKQDWFPVSLAVVAYLLAGLGGAALIAWYTILTARISQAMLIDLRKRVFQQTQKLSLEFHESYTSGRIIARQTSDLDSIKELLNSGINQLVQGALYMLFIAGAMFLLDWVSGLVLLASLVPLAILSRWFQVKSQQLFRQTRVASARLIVHFVETMTGIRAVKAFRKEKRNEKEFGDLVEDYRDVNAKVFRIFGTFDPGLVLIGNVALASVLLVGGLRVASGDLAVGVLLAALLYTRSFYGPAQEMAMFYNGYQSAAAALEKISGVLEERPTVPDPTRPIDLWQARGNVRFDGVKFAYKADQVVLPHFDLDIPAGQVIALVGTTGAGKSTLAKLISRFYDPTEGTVSLDGVDLRRLHPKDLRRAIVMVTQEAYLFSGTVADNIALGKPDATREEIEAAAKAVGAHEFVMSLPQGYDTDVNKRGGRVSAGQRQLLSFARAFLADPQVLILDEATASLDIPSERLVQEGLQTLLSDRTAVIIAHRLSTVAIADRVLVMEHGRIIEDGTPEQLIAGEGKFAQLHAAWKDSLV; this comes from the coding sequence AGCCTGCTGCACCCGGTGCGCCGCACCGTCGCGCTCACGGTCGCCGTGGTGATCGTGAGCACGGCGCTGCAGGTCGCCGGACCGGCGTTCATCGCGTTCGGCATCGACCGCGGAATCCCGGCCCTGCTGAAGCAGGACTGGTTCCCCGTGTCGCTCGCCGTGGTCGCGTACCTGCTCGCCGGGCTCGGTGGTGCCGCGCTCATCGCGTGGTACACGATCCTCACGGCGCGCATCAGCCAGGCGATGCTCATCGACCTGCGCAAGCGGGTGTTCCAGCAGACGCAGAAGCTGAGTCTGGAGTTCCACGAGAGCTACACGTCGGGCCGCATCATCGCGCGCCAGACGAGCGACCTCGACTCGATCAAGGAACTGCTCAACTCGGGCATCAACCAGCTCGTGCAGGGTGCGCTCTACATGCTGTTCATCGCCGGGGCGATGTTCCTGCTCGACTGGGTGAGCGGTCTCGTGCTGCTCGCCTCGCTCGTGCCGCTGGCGATCCTCTCGCGCTGGTTCCAGGTCAAGTCGCAGCAGCTGTTCCGGCAGACCCGCGTCGCGTCGGCGCGCCTCATCGTGCACTTCGTCGAGACCATGACGGGCATCCGCGCCGTCAAGGCGTTCCGCAAGGAGAAGCGCAACGAGAAGGAGTTCGGCGACCTCGTCGAGGACTACCGCGACGTGAACGCGAAGGTGTTCCGCATCTTCGGCACGTTCGACCCGGGCCTCGTGCTCATCGGCAACGTGGCGCTCGCCTCGGTGCTGCTCGTCGGCGGCCTGCGGGTCGCCTCGGGCGACCTCGCGGTCGGCGTGCTGCTCGCGGCGCTGCTGTACACGCGATCGTTCTACGGACCGGCGCAGGAGATGGCCATGTTCTACAACGGCTACCAGTCGGCGGCGGCGGCGCTCGAGAAGATCTCCGGCGTGCTCGAGGAGCGTCCGACGGTGCCCGACCCGACCCGCCCGATCGACCTGTGGCAGGCACGCGGCAACGTGCGCTTCGACGGGGTGAAGTTCGCGTACAAGGCGGACCAGGTCGTGCTGCCGCACTTCGACCTCGACATCCCGGCGGGTCAGGTGATCGCCCTCGTCGGCACGACCGGGGCGGGCAAGTCGACGCTCGCGAAACTCATCTCGCGCTTCTACGATCCGACCGAGGGCACGGTGTCGCTCGACGGCGTCGACCTGCGGCGCCTGCATCCGAAGGACCTGCGCCGCGCGATCGTCATGGTCACGCAGGAGGCGTACCTGTTCTCGGGCACCGTGGCCGACAACATCGCCCTCGGCAAGCCGGATGCGACCCGCGAGGAGATCGAGGCGGCCGCGAAGGCGGTCGGAGCGCACGAGTTCGTCATGTCGCTGCCGCAGGGCTACGACACCGACGTCAACAAGCGCGGCGGTCGGGTCTCGGCGGGGCAGCGTCAGCTGCTCTCGTTCGCGCGCGCGTTCCTCGCCGACCCGCAGGTGCTCATCCTCGACGAGGCGACGGCGTCGCTCGACATCCCGAGCGAGCGTCTCGTGCAGGAGGGGTTGCAGACCCTGCTCTCGGATCGCACCGCGGTGATCATCGCGCACCGGTTGTCGACCGTCGCGATCGCCGACCGGGTGCTCGTCATGGAGCACGGGCGGATCATCGAGGACGGCACGCCCGAGCAGCTCATCGCGGGCGAGGGCAAGTTCGCCCAGCTGCACGCCGCGTGGAAGGACTCGCTCGTCTGA
- a CDS encoding MGMT family protein, which translates to MERRPLADDFVSRVLEVVHGIPEGRVMSYGDVAAAIGSRAARGVGQVMAYYGSDAPWWRVVRASGHPAVDHESRALEYYRAEGTPLLWSASGVFRVDLRRARHTP; encoded by the coding sequence ATGGAGCGGCGACCGCTCGCGGACGACTTCGTCTCCCGCGTGCTCGAGGTGGTCCACGGCATCCCGGAGGGCCGCGTGATGTCGTACGGCGACGTCGCCGCGGCGATCGGTTCGCGCGCGGCCCGCGGCGTCGGGCAGGTCATGGCGTATTACGGGTCGGATGCGCCGTGGTGGCGCGTCGTGCGGGCGAGCGGTCACCCCGCGGTCGATCACGAGTCCCGCGCGCTCGAGTACTACCGTGCGGAGGGCACACCACTGCTGTGGTCGGCGTCGGGCGTCTTCCGCGTCGACCTCCGCCGCGCTCGTCACACGCCGTGA